A stretch of Coccidioides posadasii str. Silveira chromosome 2, complete sequence DNA encodes these proteins:
- a CDS encoding uncharacterized protein (TransMembrane:1 (o77-94i)), which translates to MARDNNIRGQENQPSWGMGHVPGGSSVVERCLPVRVGMNSGQVALHAARRVTSWRVAAVKATVLAKPLNLPCGSPPLLIWSSIFLAVWLATWIFRAQPRAAGTAWTSQFSARRLPMYLPASPDSFPVARAEAESKPLCLTARLKFKKGVSVISDHITRYSQQLDDHFQTPNGWNHQPESPKALSFSAPKEYHF; encoded by the exons ATGGCAAGGGACAATAATATACGAGGACAGGAAAACCAGCCGAGTTGGGGTATGGGGCATGTGCCTGGTGGTTCGAGCGTTGTCGAGCGTTGTCTACCGGTGAGGGTGGGGATGAACTCTGGACAGGTCGCACTCCACGCTGCCAGGAGAGTTACATCATGGCGAGTGGCCGCCGTCAAAGCCACGGTTCTCGCCAAGCCGCTTAACCTGCCCTGTGGATCACCGCCTCTCCTTATATGGAGTAGTATCTTCTTGGCAGTGTGGCTCGCCACATGGATTTTCCGAGCACAGCCTCGTGCGGCTGGAACGGCTTGGACCAGCCAATTCTCGGCCCGACGACTTCCAATGTATTTGCCGGCCAGTCCAGA CAGTTTTCCCGTTGCCAGGGCCGAGGCCGAGT CGAAACCTCTGTGTTTGACCGCCAGATTGAAATTTAAAAAGGGAGTGAGCGTTATCAGTGATCACATCACCAGATATTCGCAGCAGTTAGATG ATCATTTTCAGACCCCCAATGGTTGGAATCACCAACCAGAATCTCCAAA AGCACTCAGTTTTTCTGCTCCCAAAGAATATCATTTTTAA
- a CDS encoding uncharacterized protein (EggNog:ENOG410PZA9~BUSCO:13030at33183) — protein sequence MSFPPPRSLLNPYPEPLPPYTPRQPRVNEPETASIRSSAPSYVSAAPSYHSSPPPHHTRASDIGSTPDNSLPTQSNSSAPPPTSSPSRQTGLPSSQRYAPGFETRGGDLSHVNVRSLYNISEWVPVTGGLQARHYHNVAKRRVTDASRSLFPSLFSEPAHGARYENAGMPDTFQRRYTAPSLGSGGAGPSGESYNLSSLSLVNNFSPESSNHPRSHSPHNATGSSVSLDYYPGNPSSEDLPFYPLEDPDLVGEAAAARFRSQRIYRTLQQEENFYQQTQHSGSNARQHEPRHPDHVYQYSSLIAEADNLNIRQRPSTAPGLSSHEPFNTDSAGPSNPEETVDTLQRSNTVVDYDELLRAQESKTWDCMLAQMADWEERQRNWKKFKDDLDKRLNSSLKIGMGWSMWSPGGGRRKLKKEQFGSHPGLKKWKSKIEDFLKCCETDFAG from the exons ATGTCCTTCCCGCCGCCTCGCTCACTGCTGAATCCTTACCCGGAGCCACTTCCACCCTATACTCCGCGCCAGCCCCGCGTCAATGAGCCAGAAACGGCTTCTATCCGCTCAAGCGCCCCCTCTTATGTCTCTGCAGCTCCGTCCTACCATTCATCCCCACCGCCACATCACACGAGAGCGAGCGATATTGGGTCCACGCCGGACAACAGCTTGCCAACCCAAAGCAATTCTTCGGCACCACCTCCCACATCAAGCCCTTCACGGCAGACTGGCCTCCCTTCTTCCCAGAGGTATGCGCCTGGCTTCGAAACAAGGGGCGGCGACTTGTCTCACGTGAACGTTCGGTCACTATATAATATATCCGAGTGGGTTCCTGTCACAGGAGGCCTACAGGCTCGACATTATCACAATGTTGCCAAAAGACGAGTGACGGATGCATCAAGATCTCTGTTTCCCTCTTTATTCTCTGAGCCGGCGCACGGAGCGCGATACGAGAATGCTGGCATGCCTGATACGTTCCAGCGACGCTACACCGCTCCAAGCTTGGGTTCTGGTGGCGCTGGTCCTTCTGGAGAGAGTTATaatttatcttctttgaGCTTAGTAAATAATTTCTCTCCGGAATCGAGCAATCATCCTCGATCCCACTCACCCCACAATGCCACTGGAAGCAGTGTTTCCTTAGACTACTATCCAGGGAATCCCTCTTCTGAAGACCTTCCATTCTATCCTCTTGAAGATCCTGATCTGGTTGGCGAGGCGGCCGCAGCGAGATTCCGTTCACAGCGCATTTACAGGACGCTTCAGCAGGAGGAGAACTTTTACCAGCAAACGCAACATTCTGGATCAAATGCCCGGCAGCACGAACCCAGGCATCCTGATCACGTATATCAGTACAGCTCGCTGATCGCCGAAGCCGACAATCTAAATATCCGTCAGCGACCATCCACTGCCCCTGGCTTGTCATCCCACGAACCATTTAACACAGATTCAGCCGGTCCATCAAACCCTGAAGAAACTGTAGACACTCTTCAGCGCTCTAATACGGTGGTTGATTATGATGAACTTCTTCGTGCTCAAGAGTCAAAAACCTGGGACTGTATGCTCGCACAGATGGCCGACTGGGAGGAGCGCCAGCGCAACTGGAAGAAGTTCAAAGACGACTTGGATAAGAGATTGAACTCCAGTCTCAAGATCGGCATGGGTTGGAGTATGTGGTCGCCTGGTGGCGGGAGAAGAAAGTTGAAAAAAGAGCAATTTGGTAGCCATCCGGGCCTGAAGAAGTGGAAGAGCAAG ATTGAGGACTTTTTGAAGTGCTGCGAAACGGATTTCGCCGGGTGA
- the ADA2 gene encoding Transcriptional adapter ada2 (BUSCO:225535at4751~EggNog:ENOG410PFFS~COG:B~BUSCO:5617at33183), producing MGVIRKKNAARGTDGGTKYHCDVCSVDVTNTVRISCAHSACHEYDLCVPCFAAGQHSKNHDPRTHPYSVIEQNSVPIYDPDWGADEELLLLEGAEIYGLGSWADIADHIGGYRTKEEVRDHYIQTYINSPNFPLPELADPRDKTLQEQIPKEEFQARKKRRIEERKEAAKTAPPATPKQKPTASVPACHEVQGYMPGRLEFETEFANDAEEAVQHMQFEPGNGLNANGELDAEMELKMTVKDIYNSRLTARTERKKILFEHNLLDYRKNTALDKKRTKEERDLLNKAKPFARMINHEDFEEFTKGLEYEHNLRIAIAQLQEWRTMGIGDLKSGEKYEQEKAQRAQRAVPQGAFDRFASARPKPQQPEGPSAAAQLTMPELPLRLQRKLAPVDPPPVLNDFDKAFASGNLNGTMTPQPAKSKFVVPPINGLAPWKLENDKAPDIHLLTKEEVELCNILHLQPKPYLVIKEHLLKEAMKQGGSLKKKDARNMCKIDVAKSSRIFDFMVHSGWISKA from the exons ATGGGTGTCATCAGGAAAAAGAATGCGGCGCGCGGCACAGATGGTGGTACCAAGTACCATTGCGACGTCTGTTCCGTCGACGTCACCAACACG GTGCGCATTTCATGCGCACATAGCGCTTGCCATGAATATGATCTTTGCGTTCCCTGCTTCGCTGCCGGCCAGCACTCGAAGAACCACGACCCACGGACGCATCCGTATTCGGTGATCGAGCAGAATTCAGTCCCCATATATGACCCTGACTGGGGCGCCGACGAAGAGCTATTACTTCTAGAAGGTGCAGAAATCTACGGTCTAGGATCATGGGCCGACATTGCAGATCATATTGGAGGTTACCGTACAAAGGAGGAAGTCCGCGACCATTACATTCAAACGTACATAAACAGCCCCAACTTcccacttccagagcttgCCGATCCCAGAGATAAGACTTTACAGGAACAGATACCTAAAGAGGAATTCCAAGCTCGCAAAAAGCGACGTAtcgaggaaagaaaagaggccGCCAAGACAGCGCCACCCGCAACTCCCAAACAGAAACCCACTGCTTCGGTACCTGCTTGCCATGAAGTCCAAGGATATATGCCTGGAAGACTGGAGTTTGAGACCGAATTTGCCAACGATGCCGAAGAAGCCGTCCAGCATATGCAATTCGAGCCTGGAAACGGCCTGAATGCTAATGGCGAATTGGACGCGGAAATGGAACTCAAGATGACTGTGAAGGATATCTATAATTCTCGTCTGACTGCCAGAACTGAACGCAAGAAAATTCTCTTTGAACACAACCTCTTGGATTATCGGAAAAATACCGCGCTGGATAAGAAACGGACTAAAGAGGAACGAGATCTCTTGAATAAAGCAAAGCCATTCGCGAGAATGATAAATCATGAGGACTTCGAGGAATTTACCAAAGGTCTAGAGTATGAGCATAATCTTCGAATAGCGATCGCGCAACTCCAAGAATGGAGAACAATGGGAATTGGAGACCTAAAGAGCGGCGAAAAATACGAACAAGAGAAGGCCCAGAGGGCCCAAAGGGCTGTGCCACAGGGAGCATTTGACCGATTTGCCAGTGCGCGACCTAAACCACAGCAGCCCGAAGGTCCTTCCGCCGCCGCTCAGTTAACCATGCCCGAGCTTCCCCTACGACTACAAAGGAAGTTAGCTCCGGTCGATCCCCCTCCCGTTCTAAATGATTTTGATAAAGCATTTGCCAGCGGCAATCTTAATGGAACGATGACACCCCAACCAGCGAAATCGAAATTTGTCGTACCTCCGATTAATGGCCTTGCTCCATGGAAGCTGGAGAACGACAAGGCGCCAGATATCCATCTCTTAACAAAGGAGGAAGTGGAATTATGTAACATACTGCACCTACAACCGAAACCATATCTTGTTATCAAAGAGCATTTGCTCAAAGAAGCAATGAAGCAAGGAGGAAgtttgaagaaaaaggatGCCAGGAACATGTGCAAG ATTGATGTCGCAAAATCCAGCCGAATTTTCGATTTCATGGTCCACAGTGGTTGGATCTCAAAGGCGTAA